From the genome of Cuculus canorus isolate bCucCan1 chromosome 4, bCucCan1.pri, whole genome shotgun sequence:
ATTGTGATAGGTGTCAGGCATGTTAACTAATTTTTCTCTGAGGTTCTTCTAGGGCGTGATCCAGTTATTCACAGTTGATGTCAGGGATACAATAGTAACACTGTTAGGATCTCAGGAACAGACAGGTCTTTGTGATGGTAAATTCTTTGTCTTCCTGTGaacattatttccttcttccaaaACCTGAAGCCAAGTAGACAAAGCTGATGTTTAAGACTATGCTGGCCATGTGAACAAAATACTTCTAACTATGTTATTCTGTCTCCTCTCCAGCAGGAAAGTGGTGGTTCCTTGACAACGGGCTACTAAACATTACCAGTGTGTCTTTTGAAGACAGAGGTAAATACACATGCGTTGCATCTAATATGCATGGCAGCGTTAACAATACTGTGACCCTGAGGGTTGTTTTTACCTCAGGAGATATGGGAATCTATTACATGATTGTCTGCCTTGTAGCTTTTACCATTGTTATGATACTGAACATTACTCGGTTATGTATGATGAGCAGtcatctgaagaaaacagagaaagcaatcaATGAATTCTTCAGAACAGAAGGGGCAGAGAAACTCCAGAAAGCCTTTGAGATTGCAAAGCGTATCCCAATTATCACTTCAGCTAAAACACTCGAGCTGGCCAAAGTAACCCAGTTCAAGACCATGGAATTTGCACGTTATATTGAAGAGCTTGCTCGGAGCGTACCTTTGCCACCTCTCATCATGAACTGCAGGACTATAATGGAAGAAATCATGGAGGTGGTTGGTCTGGAGGATCAAGGACAAAATTTTGTACGGCAGACAGCAGAAGGCCAGGAAACCACTGAAACAGATGAGCTGTATATGATCCCGAATGCTTTGAAGCGCAGTGACTCTCCCACAGCTGATTCTGATGCATCGTCACTGCACGAGCCACCTCAACAGATTGCAATAAAAGTGTCAGTTCATCCGTTGTCCCAAAAGGACTCCATGGATGGTCAGTCACAAGAAGGCATGCAGTTGGACACCAAGGAAGAAGATAGTCCTCAAACACCAGCACTTCCTGCAGAGGCCcctcctgagccttctcctgAACTCAGTTCTGATGACACAGCATTGgcaaatgacaaaaatacatGCATTATATATGAAAGCCATGTATGATAGTTACTCCTGAATCTATGCATAGCAGGAAAATCAGGTGgagctcttttaaaaatacatattgtaCTTGCCGCTAAGCCTTACCTGGAGACTATCATAGCAAAAGCATGTATGTGGGTTATTTGGCACTTTCTTCTCAGTTTGACTTTAGTTTACCACGATGTATGGCAGAGTAATTGCTATTACATTAATATTAATTGCTCTTTTTGATTAGGAGTATTTCCAAGAAACATTTACCTCAACATTTTCTAGGTTGGAGTCACCTGTAGTGGCCTCCTGGAAGTCATTGGCAGACTTTGATGTAGGACACTTGAGCATACTAAGCATaaaactggttttcattttcctccttcattcTTGTTATTTCCATCTGTtgcatttttgcaaatattatcTTGTGAATTTG
Proteins encoded in this window:
- the MFAP3L gene encoding microfibrillar-associated protein 3-like isoform X1; translation: MNVLNSHCFLYFLPTTRLVILLAALTTAEDVTNSTFDRTDMNTGSVPVVVSRIDHIVVREGSSALIDCNVQGSPSPHYRWYNSNGRLLQEDNKAGKWWFLDNGLLNITSVSFEDRGKYTCVASNMHGSVNNTVTLRVVFTSGDMGIYYMIVCLVAFTIVMILNITRLCMMSSHLKKTEKAINEFFRTEGAEKLQKAFEIAKRIPIITSAKTLELAKVTQFKTMEFARYIEELARSVPLPPLIMNCRTIMEEIMEVVGLEDQGQNFVRQTAEGQETTETDELYMIPNALKRSDSPTADSDASSLHEPPQQIAIKVSVHPLSQKDSMDGQSQEGMQLDTKEEDSPQTPALPAEAPPEPSPELSSDDTALANDKNTCIIYESHV
- the MFAP3L gene encoding microfibrillar-associated protein 3-like isoform X2; translated protein: MNVLNSHCFLYFLPTTRLVILLAALTTAEDVTNSTFDRTDMNTGSVPVVVSRIDHIVVREGSSALIDCNVQGSPSPHYRWYNSNGRLLQEDNKGKWWFLDNGLLNITSVSFEDRGKYTCVASNMHGSVNNTVTLRVVFTSGDMGIYYMIVCLVAFTIVMILNITRLCMMSSHLKKTEKAINEFFRTEGAEKLQKAFEIAKRIPIITSAKTLELAKVTQFKTMEFARYIEELARSVPLPPLIMNCRTIMEEIMEVVGLEDQGQNFVRQTAEGQETTETDELYMIPNALKRSDSPTADSDASSLHEPPQQIAIKVSVHPLSQKDSMDGQSQEGMQLDTKEEDSPQTPALPAEAPPEPSPELSSDDTALANDKNTCIIYESHV